GCTTGTGTAGTTTTATTGGACtgggtgtttgtttgtgtgatttttttcattatctGTAGCTTAAGCCAAAACTTATTACAGCTTGCTGCAAGCCTAAAAACACCTGCAGTCCATGTTCAGTTTGATCTATATGTGTGTAAAAGTGCAGTAGAAATGCATTTACTTGTAAGCTGATTTTCATAAGAGGAACATGAAACAAGGAAGGGGAAAAATTACTTCTTTTAGTTTAAACTGATCATTTAATGATTTACTGTGTTTGAATCACAACCACATCCCCAGTGGAAAACTGcaacatttcaccttttgttaCCATTAGATATTTTTTACTAACAAgctcttcatttaaaatattgtctctttgttttcttcccaGCAAATCTGTGATGGCATGTCATTCAATGACTTACCGCTATACATGCAGAACCAGATCCTCTGCAAGTTATCTGATGCCTATGACATCATTAACCTCGGACAGGCCACGCCCACTCTGCATTGCCTCAGTGAGAACAGGGTGCTGTGGAAGAAACTCTGCCACTTCCACTTCTCAGACAAACAGGTAAGAGAGAGCAGATTTAGTATGTTAGGCATAAATTAGGACAAAGTCTggtttaataattattttaaaatgtatgtttcatGTGTATGTAAAACTTGATTTTTAGTTAAGCATTTAAAGAGATTGCTGTTCCACCAGGCTGCTAAGTAGTTCACCTtttgaccactagatggcagcatcGTCCCGAGTTGATCATCTTTCACAGTTATCACCATTTCCTTCGCTCGCTCTCAAacgcagacatgcacacacacacacacacacacacaggcaaacatacacacattcacacacagaattGGTGTTAATGAGTAATTGTCCTTAATTATATCTAACAGCACTTTGTGCCAGTTATAATTACATTCATGTCCCCTGTGTTTGAATCGTGTTTTAACTCTATTTTTCCTTCCATCTGTTGGCAGTACTGTAGGAATCTGGTCCTTACAAAGAGTGGTGTGGTGGACTGGAAGCTGATGTACTTCACTCTGCAGAAACATtatccaatgaaggagcagtaCGGCGACACCTTGCACTTTTGCAAACACTGTAGCATCCTCTTctggaaggtaaaaaaaacccacatctaACAACATGCTTCAGCCTTTTGGAGAACGTTTGTGCAAAGTCAAATCAACCTGTGCCTTtgaaatagatgttttttttaacagtcctGATAACTGTCCAGAGATCAGAAATGAAAATCAGATCAAGTATCAAGTTTGTAAAAGGACACGCTGTATATCCTTGGCCAACGAGACAAAACATCTGTTATCTTTAGTTAGACACGAGAAAAGTCTCAGTGACACTCTTGTTCAGTCACACATTCTTTCTCACACTCTCTGTGTTAACACTGCGTTAAATAGCGTCATCAGGATCTAATCCAAAAAATTGAAATGAATACATTGAGgctgctgaaaaagaaaaaagcctcaAATTCACTTTTTCAACTCATAGTAACATAAGATAAAATATCTGTTTAAACTTCAATCCACTGTAAAAGTTGTCAACGCCCATAACCACTGATGGTAATGCGTGCTTAATCCTTTTGATTCcgaatatatttattattttaacttaaaCTCTCTTACATGTAGGGATCAGTGGTCAAATAATGAACCTTAAATCTGATCTTACGCCATGTGTAAGATGTAATTCTAAAGGGTGTGAGTTTATAACTTCCAGgtaacatttgtatttatacAAACTAACTACACTAGGCTGATAAATCACACTGCTTCTACAGTATCCCGCTCCTTGCGAtcttttaccacccacaatctTATTATCCTCATGCTCGTGGTCCCTATTCTTTTGTAACCTCTGCCCTCTCTGCATCCCTCCTTTCGCTTGTCTCcctccttcctgcctcctctcctGGTTCTGTTCCTCCCTGATTCCTTAAGGATCGCCACCTGGCTTTGTTATTCAAGGTACTTTCTGTCCCACCATTCCTTTGTGTTACTACAGTGGCCAGTCCGTCTCCATTTACTCAGATTATCTGATCTATAACTCGTCTTTTTCCTTGTGATAAGCCGTTCCTttcaatgttttctgtttcaccTGATCACTATGTGTTGCTCGAAGTGTGTTTAGGAAACAGTGAAACTCTCTGCGGACTTTTTAATGGTGTTCAAACTCATTCTTAGAAAAGGTTATTGTCTGCTCACACATTCCACTGAATGTTTAATTCATGTCTTTAAAGTCATTTAGGTTAACACAAATCTTTGTCTCTGTATATCTATACAACCAGGTTGCAACAGCTGTTTTGAAGTCCATCTGTAATGTGTACAAAGTCCTTCAGTTCTTCAGTACCAAATTAGGGTTTGCTAGATCAGGTAATCTTACAGCTTAGCAAGCAAAGATCTACTGTAAGTCATGCTTTTACTTAAAAGCTTAAAAGCTTAATTTGgctattaataattaaaaatttaAGAAAGCCAATAAAAGAATAATTCTCGACCACCACTCTgtcaatttatttttctctaccAAATAAGTAAATAGATAGATGCTTATTACATTTCTGTGTAAAACGTAATCATTAAAATATGTAGAGGAagtagtatttaaaaaaaacaaaaaattgagAGGGATATATAGACAACCCACCTACACCATCCTTATTGTGGAGTAGTAATATTGGGTtctttttaatttagtcaaacaTTGTAAGTAGGATTCTTCATCATTTAAAAGTACAATGTGTCAGTTTAAGATTGCAATTTAAAGGACCACTGACACATCCTCCAAGTTTCTAGTACTCttgtttgtttcaaaagcttACAATCAGCAGTGATCTGCTGTAATGTTTAAAGGCATATATGCCTCTTTACAGACAGAGTACCATGTCTGTTTCAACGTGACCAGGCCAGAGAGTTGCATCAAAATTCTCACATCACAAACCTAACCAATTCAGACAAATACAACTGTCAATATTACATCATAGTGAACCCATTATCCAGTTCAAATGCAGTATTAGGTATAGGACACAAAtccaaaagctgaaaaaaagaaaagaaaaacaagggtACTATTTTTTCAATCCTTTGAGATAAACACAAATTCCCCCATTGTACTCACCTCGGACGATTAGAGGTCCTTCTGTACATGGATGTGTTCTAACTCTGGGAACCGACTCCTCTCGATTATTGTTAGagcttgtttttacacatgtatatacacagtttttattttgtcttcatttaacCTGGAATACCAAAGTCAGCTGGGATACAGAGATAGAAACTTAGTAGTAATAAAGTGATGACATAACAAAAGGTATAATGTTTTACACATGCAGTTTTTGTAGGTGCTGGCTGAAGTTGAGTGAAGGTGAAAACAAGTGACAGAAATCAAGGGGTTATTTTCCAGATGGGAGGAAAAGGCAAAAAAGTATCTGGATCAAAGCAAGATTTTGAATTCAGGAATCTGATTTCACTCTGCGTAAATCACCTTTTGCGTCACAACGTCTTCAAGTTCAGACTAACAGCTGATGCAACCAGCTCCAGTGTCCTTCATCAAGTAGCTGTCTATGAACTGTATGTGTAACtgctcctcctgtttcctgACCCAACCTCTTTTTaacaatgtatttatttgctgtGTTTCAGGACTGTGGCCATCCCTGCACAGCCAACGACCCAGACAGCTGCCTCATGCCCATCTCTCCACAGCACTTTATCGACCTCTTCAAGTTCTAAACCTTCGTCGTTTTTTTCTTCAAGCTAAGTGTCCGTTTACCTCCGCTCCTGAGTCCGAGAGTGCGTACGAGACCTTGATGTCACCTTTACCCAAATACAAAGGGCTTGAAATGAAAGAGAttacttttgtatgttttaatttcCTTACGCACAAATGTTTCCAAGATTTACCGTACatgtttgttgcttttatgaATGTTATTAATGGGTGAAATATAAAAGGaactttgttgttttcctgcttttcctcttgcagtaaaaaaaaaagttcatttctgacgggacagaaaaaaatatgttaatgttatatgaatatatgaaaggatttcaatGTAAAAGATGTTGTAGAGTGTTTATGATAGGAAAGTGATGTTACATaaggggttgttgttttttttacagataagGTCAAAAATGACAGTTTGGAGTTATAAAATTATGTTGAAGGTTTATTTATGGCGTTAAAACtattctgctctttttgtttcgGTGTTTATTTCCTGCAATAACTGAATGCATGTCCTGTTTTTGTTGAGTCCCTGTTTACATGATTTATGTTGTCCTTTGTGTACTCTTGTTGTGCTCTGTATACAATGGACGTATGGACATcaagaaaataatgtaaaactCCCTTAACTGTACAAGTTTTATCAGCCATCTGGTGTCCAACCTgtcaaataacagaaaaaaagaaatggaaactttgggatggaaaaaaaagttttgtacCCTTCCTCTGACTTTTGTAATATTCTTATGCTGTCCCGATACTCTTGATGGTACTATAATGACTTTACCGGGACGTGAACTACTTATACAAAAATTAAATCTTTCTATAAACCTGTGTCTCTTCTTCATTTCATGTTGCATCTTGGAGAAGTCTTATCCTTCGTTTACAGCAGTTTCTACTCCTTGGATTTGGATACAAATGTCTGTCCACCAAAAACAGCAAgcatatgtttttgtttgtctttgaaaaTTGGAGCAAAGGTATGTGATTAATATCACAAGATCTTCCAGCTCTGATGTAGCAGTCTCATGTTCTATACATGTAGTTAAATAAGAAAGTAAAATGATGTTCACAGGTCTACATTTTTGGAAAATCTCTGAAAAAcgtgtaaaaataaaaggaaggttATAGAAATGTAAGGCAAAGTGTTCTTTCCTGAGCTTTACTTTCAACAGCAGTAAATCCCTAcagataacaataataataaaaataacttttatttataaatgttgaAGGTAGGTGAAAGAGAATCCCAGTAGGCATACAATCATTCCTGGctgcaaaatgttgaaataaaagagTCAGACTTTGAGACTAAATCTTTATTCTACTTTAAGAAATGTGTCCCAGGAAGTTGGCTTGCAGTACATCTCTGTACACTTCTGTTTGTAGTGAAGCAACCATAGGAAAAATAATGTAGTAAAAAGTTTGAAtctgtaaaacaaagaaaaggaagcAGACACTATCATTTTCCTATTCACCTAAAGGAAAAATCTAATCATTGTGGAAATGAAATGACTACGTAGTCTCAGTTCATTACAGTATAAAGATATGCAAACAGCATCAAAGAACTGCCTCACCCAGGAAGTGAATGCAGCACAGATGCATGCTGGGTTGACCTGCCTGCAGTTTCACAGAGTGTAATAAGAACAGCAGGTGTGCAGTCAGGATGATTTGGTCTGGttgaaatatacaaaaaaacatgaagtttcTATTGATATAAGGCACTTCTTAGGTACAAGCTCAGGACTCAGCAGCTTCtttgtgggtggggggggggggggggggggggggggggagaaaaaaagagttcatcCTCTATCTTTTCTTTACTACAAATTTTATAAATGTCCTGCATCAGATTTACAAATGGTAAATCTATGACACTGAGGGGAGGCTTGGATTTTTTTCATCACCCTCACATAATCCAAGCACAACAGAACTTTGCATCCCCTTTGCAAAGCCAAATCAGGATTGTGCATGTCCTACACGAACTCACTTTCTTTTCAGTTCCTCCTTTTGATCACAAACATATGCTGAATCCAAAAGGGtacgtttgtttttttcatgactgTACAGATTTTAAGCCCATTACTGATGTATAAATCAAGGCTTCAGGCCAGATGTGACCGCATAGACAGACAGTAAGTGGAAAAACTACCATAAGGTCTTCAGTagcacatttgcataattatttTCTAGAATAATTAGGCGATAAAATGAAAATCAGGCTTCTCATTCATTGGAAATATGCCATATTTCAATGCCAGGCCAGTGGATATCACAGTTTAAAGGGTACAGTAGTTTATGGCTTTCATTTGTTGTCCTTTACAGTTCATGTCAGTGTTGTAAATTTGGCATAAAGCCcattgaaaaacagacaaatgttgCCTTCAAGGAATTGAAAGCTAATATAATGACAAActctttgtgtcatttttcaGGCTTTTACCAGAGCATCCTAAAACCAGTCAACTTCAACAACGGTTCAGTCCAGACACAAGCAGATATTTTGTTCATGTCTTCATCCTCTTCATTGATGTTTATCAGGTACGAAGGGAGGGGTATCTAAGGTTAACATCTCTACTATTTGAACCCCTCCCACGCCCCCTCTGACACAATCCCTCTGCTCATCCTGCTGATGCCAGCCAGCTTGACTTTGGCACGGGATGTCCACGTTATGGCAGCAGCTGAATCCTTGGAGTCCGTCAGGTTAGTATAGCGGGATGAATCCTCCTCAAGACCCTGCCCCCCCCAGGAAGCTATTTCTAACGGGAGGTGTAGAGAGTCTGAGAAAGACACTGGCAAGTCCACCTTCTTGCTATTGTCATTCTGGGCTTCGTCGGTCACAGTCTCAGTTGGGTTAGCCAGTTGTGGCGGCTCCCAGCCCTCCATCTTCTCCAGTTTTTTTGCAGGTGAGATCTGCCTCATGGTCATTGTAACGCTCTCCCAGAAACAATGGCCCTTCTCTTGTTtgtccttcttttctttctctttctcatcGTCCTTAATTTTCTTGTGGGACCTTCAGAagaaaaagagtagaaaaggaGAAGGGGTTAactcagggatgggcaactttggtcacggcaagggccacattcaattaattctccctgccaaagggccaaattgtagtatacaaaaacgatcaattaaatgaatcaattataaaaaaaatcaattatgtctcaaatttaactcaacatatgccagtgatcaaatattattatggacgtatttctggttttcatgatttcatggcagattttgtcacattttcttcatgtttccaattcattgatatgtaaaaattgacctgagggccacattgagggttgatgggggccgcatgtggcgccgccagttgcccacccctgggtTAACTGATCACATCTAAAACACTGGGTTTGTTTGCCATTTACTTACTATAGAGATTAGAACATTCCCCATACTAAAAGACATTTTATAGGCATTCCCTCTCATTTTTcacagaggggaaattcatttaGGTTTTCCTCTTCATACATGTTCCTCAAGGAAGTAGAACCACCAGTGGTTGTACGTGACTCCACTAAGTAATAGTCAAGttcattcacatttttcttctcaCACTTGACAATTACTAGCCAATATTCCCATTCATGACGTAAAACAGAAACGATCTGGGCAGATCTGACACATCTAAATTCAGTTAGTGGAAAAGTTGTGATcaattttcacttttattatttttagggCGAGGGGAAACTGAGAATGCTCTGATACATATTTTTAAGTAAAGTGAAGTTTAAGGTAAATCTGTATAACCTTATGCAATCCAATAAACAGCCCTGCCACATTTTATTACTTCCCAAAGCCTGAAGTGGCCAATTTGTACTAAAACTTTCTACTAAAAGATGTTATGTCAACTTTTCATTTATGACGGAGGTTGTGGTCAGATTGGCTTTTGTTGCACGGCataatgttaaaatgtattataatagaCCACCTTACTGTTTGTAGACCTGATTGCAAATCATTAGAAACTCCTCCTTAACAAAGGCAGCCCAGTTCAAAACTACTTACTACAACCTCAAATTACAGAAGTGTCAATAAAAACTGAACATTGTTAATTGTAAGAGGTTGAAATTAATGGTTGGTCTACTAAATTGGATAGCATTTGATAGGTGTTTCTAGTTAAGTAGCCACTGAGTgtatttgaatttaatttcatacacacagacaaaatcaATTGGGTTACCATGGTGACCTGTTCATTGGCAGTTCATCTTTTGGTAAGCTTTAACAGTAGAGAACCTTAGCTGTTTTTTGATTGATGTTTAATATTTGGTCATATTACTTTAATTGTGTGTATACTGGCCTTTTCATTCATCTTAAGCGCATCAGACCATCAAAACACGTTTGAAGAGTGTGACAAATGACCTATCAGCTAATTCCGACAGCAAATGCATGTACAGAATTTCTGCAACTAATTCCCTGTAATGGCAACTTAGCTCCCGGACACACCGctcttttttgccttttgggGGTCATCTCTTGCAACTTCTACATGTCTCCACCTCACCGCTCTTGTCCTGATACACCAATCAGATGTCCTTACGTGGAGAGATGGCGACGTAGTAGTATGCTGACTGCAGGTTGCGGGCACACATCTTGCGATTTGGgatgattctgattcactaaCATACGCATGGTGGTGAGAACAAAATTGGCCAGTACGCACGTGTCATGAATCAGACAGTGATTTTGCATTTGCACTTTTTATGCGCAGAGTAAGAACATTTATACGCATatattagtgaatgaggcccattgaGTGTCAGTACTATACACTCAAAGAAGGTTCAAAGTATAATACCCTCTATATGATTACGATAATCTTCCTCACATGCTTGGGATGTAAAAACAAGGAGTATACTGTACATGTAAGGTCAAACATGTTCTTGTGTAATCTTACCCTCTGCGGTCAGGCAGCTTCATTCCAGTCAACAAGAAGTGCTCATCATCTTTAGAGGAGAAcatcttcttctccctcc
The Labrus mixtus chromosome 12, fLabMix1.1, whole genome shotgun sequence genome window above contains:
- the si:ch211-225h24.2 gene encoding testis development-related protein, whose amino-acid sequence is MFKKSKSKVLVDYASEEDDMSWHYHHSYKDKDIEGEEEEEEAGNAVSKEAKVKKIMLKKERREKKMFSSKDDEHFLLTGMKLPDRRGSHKKIKDDEKEKEKKDKQEKGHCFWESVTMTMRQISPAKKLEKMEGWEPPQLANPTETVTDEAQNDNSKKVDLPVSFSDSLHLPLEIASWGGQGLEEDSSRYTNLTDSKDSAAAITWTSRAKVKLAGISRMSRGIVSEGAWEGFK